In Chryseobacterium camelliae, one DNA window encodes the following:
- a CDS encoding Lrp/AsnC family transcriptional regulator: MNYQLDEIDKKILDFLVENTRMPFTEIAKQMDVSAGTIHVRVKKMEDAGIILGSSLNIDYGKLDYHFTAFIGILLTKSNRTQEVLKELSTIPNVIEASVISGKYNIFCKVRAKNTEDAKRIIYQIDDIQDVMRTESMISMEEYLSDKNRLIDAISV; encoded by the coding sequence ATGAACTATCAACTGGACGAAATAGACAAGAAAATTCTTGATTTCTTAGTAGAAAACACAAGAATGCCCTTTACTGAAATTGCCAAGCAGATGGATGTTTCTGCAGGTACTATTCACGTAAGAGTAAAAAAGATGGAAGATGCAGGCATTATTTTGGGATCATCTCTTAATATTGATTACGGTAAATTAGACTATCATTTTACCGCTTTTATAGGAATTCTCCTTACTAAATCCAACCGTACACAGGAAGTTTTAAAAGAACTTTCCACCATTCCTAACGTTATCGAGGCTAGCGTAATCTCAGGAAAATACAATATTTTCTGCAAGGTGAGAGCCAAGAATACAGAGGATGCCAAGAGAATCATTTATCAGATCGATGATATTCAGGATGTGATGAGGACGGAAAGTATGATTTCAATGGAAGAATACTTAAGCGACAAAAACAGACTGATTGATGCGATCTCCGTATAA
- a CDS encoding translocation/assembly module TamB domain-containing protein translates to MANLENNNENENKKSVAENLGDQVQKTVENVEDKVKETVKEASELASDAIHHPVETAQEFGKQAAKDVTSYSWWAKLLLILFWLILGIVATVLIGINLPVTKRWAANQALQIVNRDFKAEMSTESVEVDYFGDVTIKGLKIKDYKGYDFIKAREFRANSDWFSLATNIGKNNSLSFNSLTLVNADVKVITYKGDSISNFIRFTKLFDSGDKKRDPNKPPFQLNSRVQMIDSKVSIVNLNSPGEKGRWLTAQHVNLKAPNVKVNGGDVSALINNFSFVTTRWGKSHLVDTFSTEFSMTKDYLLLKDLTLNTDHSLLQGSIKFNLHDGSWADFADKVRWDMNIKQGSQISGYDISYFVTNWDNAKPVNLAGSMTGPLNRFHLDNFVISNSNVNIATRTMKVNNILKGNFLIETNNLSTDLTYKDLKAMLPTFISTKMKNFADDFGRLKYNGAARVTPEQVYIPNGNLITGIGQAKISRFSLTGYSTPVPKYSGYAEVKDLNTSVITKSKAVGLISGKFDLNGQSFDVNTMRLTTKSQISSIEIMDKVINNLYLDGLLDHKKYNGLITVNDEQAKATVKGLIDFSTKRINMDVNADVDYLNMNYFTGKAGNQVVSGQVNGKMAMSSLNDLTLDVEANNINFATAAQKYSIPNAKIKTFLEGGSRVIDVDAPGAVNGKISGRYNLADLAGMVENGLGKILVGPPPRKLYRGQSFAMDFNVQQGLVSYFLPDLKLPQGAKVEGQYDGNSNNLILNLDAAALQYIMTKKEEITEADKALAAANPDYKINSREVTRDSAMIDSVMVRINTANLDEQIYAKVSRVLYNKNVIKDLTLSGRNDNNTVLHLAAKFKHGSPEDEQDDNLKEYAVNVNQSANEAGDFVFRFEPTEVKFNAVVWAIDTSPELNHSITYRKKDGDFDIRNLRIYSDKSALFIREAQFKSAKDFYVDADIDDFAIEKLLEMQSGGNTMDIKGLANGTVKIKMDKSTIQPLVDVTIDDIMMNGNDMGDITITATNGFSLNVYDVDIKVASAGVIGNNNLHVTGTVNNNTPSPTLDFTAEMRDFDVAFAQQFVQTIFGNLRGKATGDLKIAGTLSNLDYSGDIALKGFGLKLLFTGVDYSFQDTVIPLSKGLAILNNIEVRDGRTNSKGTISGAIQFETLSSMGVNLVMRADNLMVLNTTQKDYDLFWGRVYGQGDLYVDGPVSGLSLSTPNMKALNGSTFTFNSGSTSNVEEFKMLRFLKEGKNGLVTLEEKKKTGGNMNIDFNLDVDKGTTVNVLIGDDVGNITVKGAANNLRFQMSRQGSIAMNGTYRVDNGTFVSRAILNKTFQIEKGSSIRWDGDAMKPALDITANYVRMVSNAGEYLNLGRLQPISILLQANITQTLTEPKIDLNVSAMDVSSQVKETLAAKMSQEGEKVLQFGSVLLLNSFNVSNSGGVEVDVAGVAESSGYNILLKQLGSVLNTMSNEFQIDLNYVKGDQYSNTGDRANAGVSFALSPRINVKTGLGIPLTNTGNTEVNYLSGEGTIEYDLSKKNDGSLILRGYSKPSNIGMVAGAGTNGSANQAYGGGIVWSKSFNSLFKKKKKDKKTPDAKAGIKTDSVKSGTK, encoded by the coding sequence ATGGCAAATTTAGAGAATAATAACGAGAATGAGAATAAAAAATCAGTAGCTGAAAACCTGGGCGACCAGGTGCAAAAGACTGTCGAAAATGTAGAGGATAAAGTAAAAGAGACAGTAAAAGAAGCTTCTGAGTTGGCTTCAGACGCCATTCATCACCCTGTGGAAACTGCCCAGGAGTTCGGGAAGCAGGCGGCAAAGGATGTCACCAGCTATTCCTGGTGGGCAAAACTTCTCCTCATTCTGTTCTGGCTTATTCTCGGTATTGTGGCTACCGTACTTATTGGGATCAACCTTCCGGTCACGAAACGCTGGGCAGCAAACCAGGCATTACAGATCGTTAACAGGGATTTTAAGGCAGAAATGTCCACGGAAAGCGTAGAAGTGGATTATTTCGGTGATGTTACCATCAAAGGACTAAAGATCAAGGACTACAAAGGATATGACTTCATTAAGGCAAGGGAATTCCGGGCCAACTCCGACTGGTTTTCACTGGCGACCAATATCGGAAAGAACAATTCACTGAGCTTCAATTCACTTACTCTTGTGAATGCAGATGTAAAAGTGATTACCTATAAAGGAGACAGCATTTCCAATTTCATCCGGTTCACGAAACTGTTCGACAGCGGCGATAAAAAAAGAGATCCTAATAAGCCACCTTTCCAATTGAATTCTAGGGTTCAGATGATTGATTCCAAAGTTTCTATCGTCAATCTTAATTCACCGGGTGAAAAAGGCAGATGGCTTACCGCTCAGCATGTTAATCTTAAAGCACCCAACGTTAAAGTAAATGGAGGCGATGTGTCTGCGCTGATCAATAACTTTTCTTTTGTCACTACACGATGGGGGAAATCCCATCTCGTTGATACTTTTTCCACGGAATTTTCCATGACAAAAGACTATCTCCTGCTGAAAGACCTGACCCTGAATACCGATCATTCGCTTTTGCAGGGCAGTATAAAATTCAATCTCCATGACGGTTCATGGGCAGATTTTGCAGATAAGGTGCGATGGGATATGAATATCAAGCAGGGAAGCCAGATCAGTGGGTACGATATCAGTTATTTTGTAACCAACTGGGATAATGCAAAGCCCGTAAATCTTGCAGGATCAATGACCGGTCCGCTGAACAGGTTCCATCTGGATAATTTTGTTATTTCCAATTCAAACGTGAATATTGCGACACGTACCATGAAGGTCAATAATATTCTCAAAGGAAATTTCCTGATCGAAACCAATAATCTTTCCACTGATCTTACCTATAAAGATCTTAAAGCCATGTTGCCTACCTTTATCTCTACAAAAATGAAAAATTTTGCGGATGATTTCGGAAGGCTTAAATACAATGGAGCGGCGAGGGTAACACCCGAGCAGGTATATATTCCCAACGGAAATCTTATTACCGGAATCGGGCAGGCCAAAATCAGCCGGTTTTCTCTGACCGGTTACAGTACGCCGGTGCCTAAATATTCTGGCTATGCTGAAGTAAAAGATCTTAATACTTCAGTGATTACCAAAAGCAAAGCCGTAGGGCTTATTTCAGGAAAATTTGATCTCAATGGACAGAGTTTCGATGTCAATACCATGCGACTGACTACAAAATCCCAGATTTCAAGTATAGAAATTATGGATAAGGTGATCAATAACCTTTATCTTGATGGTCTGCTGGACCATAAAAAATACAATGGTCTTATTACCGTTAATGATGAACAGGCTAAAGCTACCGTAAAAGGCCTGATTGATTTCAGCACAAAGAGGATCAATATGGATGTTAATGCCGATGTTGATTATTTGAATATGAATTATTTTACTGGCAAAGCTGGAAATCAGGTCGTAAGCGGACAGGTGAATGGTAAAATGGCAATGTCTTCGCTGAATGACCTTACCCTGGATGTGGAAGCCAATAATATCAATTTTGCAACAGCCGCCCAAAAGTACAGCATTCCGAATGCAAAAATCAAAACCTTTTTGGAAGGCGGAAGCAGGGTGATTGATGTAGATGCGCCGGGAGCGGTGAACGGTAAAATTTCAGGAAGATACAACCTGGCAGATCTTGCCGGAATGGTGGAAAACGGATTGGGGAAAATCCTGGTCGGTCCGCCGCCGAGAAAATTATACCGGGGCCAGAGTTTTGCCATGGATTTTAATGTCCAGCAGGGATTGGTCAGCTATTTCCTTCCGGATCTTAAGCTGCCTCAGGGAGCCAAAGTGGAAGGCCAGTATGACGGTAATTCCAATAACCTGATCCTGAATCTGGACGCTGCAGCCTTGCAGTATATCATGACTAAAAAAGAAGAGATTACGGAAGCTGACAAAGCACTGGCAGCGGCAAATCCCGATTACAAGATCAACAGCAGGGAAGTGACCAGGGATAGTGCGATGATAGACAGTGTTATGGTAAGGATCAATACCGCAAACCTTGACGAACAGATTTATGCCAAGGTCAGCAGGGTACTGTATAACAAAAATGTTATCAAAGACCTTACGCTCAGTGGAAGGAATGACAATAATACCGTGCTGCATCTGGCTGCGAAATTTAAACATGGAAGCCCCGAAGACGAACAGGATGATAACCTGAAGGAGTATGCGGTAAATGTTAACCAGTCAGCGAATGAAGCCGGAGATTTTGTATTCAGGTTTGAACCTACTGAAGTCAAATTCAATGCTGTCGTCTGGGCTATTGATACGAGTCCGGAACTGAACCATTCCATAACCTACAGGAAAAAAGACGGTGATTTTGATATCCGGAACCTAAGGATTTATTCCGATAAAAGTGCATTGTTCATCAGGGAAGCGCAGTTTAAATCCGCCAAAGATTTTTATGTTGATGCAGACATCGACGACTTTGCTATTGAAAAACTCCTGGAAATGCAGTCCGGAGGTAATACAATGGATATTAAAGGACTTGCCAACGGAACGGTTAAGATCAAAATGGATAAAAGTACCATACAGCCCCTGGTAGATGTCACTATTGACGATATCATGATGAACGGCAATGATATGGGCGATATAACGATTACTGCGACCAACGGATTCTCCCTGAATGTATATGATGTTGATATCAAAGTGGCTTCTGCAGGTGTAATCGGAAATAATAACCTGCATGTAACAGGTACCGTTAACAACAATACACCTTCACCAACCCTTGATTTTACGGCTGAAATGCGTGACTTCGACGTGGCTTTTGCCCAACAGTTCGTTCAGACCATTTTCGGCAACCTGCGCGGGAAAGCTACCGGTGACCTCAAAATTGCAGGAACGCTCAGCAATTTGGATTACAGCGGGGATATTGCCCTGAAAGGCTTTGGTCTTAAGCTGCTGTTCACTGGGGTGGATTATTCATTCCAGGATACCGTAATTCCTTTATCGAAAGGACTTGCTATCCTCAATAATATTGAAGTCCGTGACGGAAGAACCAATTCCAAAGGAACAATTTCTGGGGCGATCCAGTTTGAAACGCTTTCATCGATGGGGGTCAACCTGGTCATGAGAGCTGACAATCTGATGGTGCTGAACACTACTCAGAAAGATTATGACCTTTTCTGGGGAAGGGTGTACGGACAGGGGGATTTATACGTAGACGGCCCGGTTTCCGGTCTCAGCCTCTCTACTCCTAATATGAAAGCGCTGAACGGAAGTACCTTTACTTTTAACTCCGGATCTACCTCAAATGTTGAAGAATTTAAAATGTTGCGGTTCTTAAAAGAAGGCAAGAACGGGCTGGTCACACTTGAAGAAAAGAAAAAAACCGGCGGCAATATGAATATCGACTTCAATCTTGATGTTGATAAAGGTACAACGGTAAATGTGCTGATAGGAGATGATGTAGGAAATATCACGGTAAAAGGTGCTGCCAATAACCTTAGATTCCAAATGAGCAGGCAGGGCAGCATTGCAATGAATGGTACCTACAGAGTAGATAATGGTACTTTTGTTTCGCGTGCGATCCTGAATAAAACCTTCCAGATTGAAAAAGGCAGCAGCATACGCTGGGACGGAGATGCAATGAAACCGGCGCTCGATATTACCGCTAATTACGTAAGAATGGTTTCCAATGCAGGGGAATACCTCAACCTGGGAAGGCTGCAGCCGATCAGTATATTGTTGCAGGCTAATATTACCCAAACGCTTACCGAGCCTAAAATTGATCTGAATGTTTCCGCAATGGATGTTTCCAGCCAGGTAAAAGAGACCCTTGCAGCCAAAATGAGCCAGGAAGGAGAAAAAGTCTTGCAGTTCGGATCCGTATTATTGTTAAATAGTTTTAACGTTTCCAATAGCGGAGGAGTAGAAGTAGACGTTGCCGGTGTCGCCGAATCATCAGGATACAATATCCTTTTAAAACAGCTTGGATCTGTGCTGAATACCATGAGTAATGAGTTTCAGATTGACCTGAATTATGTAAAGGGAGATCAGTACTCCAATACCGGAGACCGCGCCAATGCAGGGGTAAGCTTTGCATTGTCCCCAAGGATCAATGTGAAGACGGGATTGGGTATTCCGTTAACCAATACCGGAAATACGGAGGTTAATTACCTTTCCGGTGAAGGAACCATTGAATATGACCTGTCCAAGAAAAATGACGGTAGCTTAATCCTGAGAGGGTACTCCAAGCCATCCAACATCGGTATGGTGGCCGGTGCAGGGACCAACGGTTCTGCTAATCAGGCCTATGGCGGCGGTATTGTATGGAGTAAAAGCTTCAATTCTTTGTTTAAAAAGAAGAAAAAAGATAAAAAAACACCAGATGCAAAAGCAGGGATAAAAACAGATTCTGTAAAATCAGGTACTAAATAG
- the tsaD gene encoding tRNA (adenosine(37)-N6)-threonylcarbamoyltransferase complex transferase subunit TsaD — MSDSIILGIESSCDDTSAAIIRGNSILSNIAANQEIHKEYGGVVPELASRAHQQNIIPVVEKSLTKANIQQNAISAIGFTRGPGLLGSLLVGTSFAKSLAMSLDVPLIEVNHLQAHILAHFIEDANPMPPKFPFLCLTVSGGHTMIVLVKDYFDMEIIGKTTDDAAGEAFDKIGKIFDLDYPAGPIIDRLAKEGNPDAFTFNKPKLDQYDYSFSGIKTSVLYFIQKEVRKNPDFIKENLNDLCASVQKSIIEILMNKLEKAAKDLNVNEVAIAGGVSANSALRKAMENNRERLGWNIYIPKFEYTTDNAAMIAMVAQLKFERGEFTDLRTTATAKYDL, encoded by the coding sequence ATGAGCGACTCTATAATTTTAGGTATTGAATCGTCTTGTGACGACACATCAGCAGCCATCATCAGGGGAAATTCAATTTTGTCCAATATCGCTGCAAATCAGGAAATCCATAAAGAATATGGAGGTGTTGTTCCGGAACTGGCATCACGCGCGCATCAGCAAAATATCATCCCCGTTGTTGAAAAATCTCTGACCAAAGCAAATATACAACAAAATGCAATTTCTGCGATAGGATTTACACGCGGACCGGGACTTTTAGGTTCACTCCTTGTAGGAACCTCTTTTGCTAAGTCTCTGGCAATGAGCCTGGATGTTCCGCTTATTGAGGTTAACCATCTTCAGGCACATATTTTAGCGCATTTCATTGAAGATGCAAATCCCATGCCGCCCAAATTTCCGTTTTTATGCCTTACAGTAAGCGGCGGGCACACTATGATTGTCCTGGTAAAAGACTATTTCGACATGGAGATCATCGGTAAAACCACAGATGATGCCGCAGGGGAAGCCTTTGATAAAATCGGTAAAATTTTTGATCTTGATTATCCCGCTGGGCCTATCATTGACCGGCTGGCCAAAGAGGGCAACCCGGATGCCTTTACATTCAATAAACCGAAGCTGGACCAGTATGACTATTCTTTCAGCGGTATCAAAACTTCCGTATTATACTTCATACAGAAAGAAGTAAGGAAAAATCCTGATTTCATCAAAGAAAATCTCAATGATCTCTGTGCCTCCGTACAGAAATCCATTATCGAGATCCTGATGAACAAACTTGAAAAAGCAGCCAAAGACCTTAACGTCAACGAAGTGGCTATTGCCGGCGGAGTATCGGCCAATTCCGCTTTACGAAAGGCAATGGAAAATAACCGGGAAAGGCTGGGCTGGAATATTTACATCCCAAAATTTGAGTATACCACGGATAATGCCGCCATGATTGCCATGGTTGCGCAACTAAAATTTGAACGCGGTGAATTCACAGATTTGAGGACAACGGCAACAGCGAAATACGATTTATGA
- a CDS encoding RsmE family RNA methyltransferase, translating to MKLFYGEINGNQALINEEEQQHIVKVLRMKDGEEIHITDGKGNLASGRLLIEGKKASLEVDQLSTDLPGFSPRLHIAIAPTKNIDRIEFFVEKSVEMGISEITLLQTEKTERKNVNIDKLRKQAVAASKQSLRFHFPVINDLTKIQDFLKHTHPETTFVAHCHENLERQELKAIPVMESITFLIGPEGDFSEKEIAFLSQHNIRAVSLGNQRLRTETAGVFIAAWNYFRGI from the coding sequence ATGAAACTTTTTTACGGAGAGATCAATGGAAATCAGGCATTGATCAACGAGGAAGAACAGCAGCATATCGTAAAGGTTCTCCGGATGAAGGACGGAGAAGAAATCCATATCACGGATGGAAAAGGAAACCTTGCTTCGGGAAGGCTGCTGATTGAAGGAAAGAAGGCCTCTTTGGAAGTAGATCAGCTTTCTACTGATCTTCCTGGGTTCAGTCCGCGGCTGCATATCGCTATTGCACCAACTAAAAATATAGACCGCATTGAATTCTTTGTTGAAAAATCCGTGGAAATGGGAATTTCCGAAATTACTTTACTACAAACGGAAAAAACCGAACGGAAAAATGTGAATATTGATAAGCTCAGGAAACAGGCTGTAGCCGCTTCCAAGCAGAGCCTGAGGTTTCACTTTCCTGTAATTAATGACCTGACTAAAATTCAGGATTTTCTAAAGCATACCCATCCTGAAACTACCTTTGTGGCGCATTGCCATGAAAACCTTGAGCGGCAGGAACTCAAAGCCATTCCTGTCATGGAAAGCATCACTTTCCTGATTGGTCCTGAAGGAGATTTTTCAGAAAAGGAGATTGCTTTTTTATCCCAGCATAACATCCGGGCAGTTTCTCTGGGGAACCAGAGGCTCAGGACGGAAACGGCAGGCGTTTTCATAGCAGCCTGGAACTATTTCAGAGGGATTTAG